From uncultured Methanobrevibacter sp., a single genomic window includes:
- a CDS encoding TfuA-related McrA-glycine thioamidation protein: MKKIIVYLGLSILEDEAKTILDADYRPPVKRGDILKAISEKPDIIGIIDGAFHHTPAVAHKEIMKALDKGITVVGGSSMGALRASELDDLGMIGIGYVYKAYRSGEITSDDDVALSFDPVNQVPLSEALVNVDYKLDLAVEEGIITDEEKDYIHNIAKEIYYPKRSYQNIFSKVEMEDEKKTKLIDFILKEKDIKYLDAIEVLEYIKNLE; the protein is encoded by the coding sequence ATGAAAAAGATAATAGTTTACCTCGGATTGTCCATTTTAGAGGATGAAGCAAAAACAATACTTGATGCCGATTACAGGCCTCCAGTAAAAAGAGGGGACATCCTAAAGGCAATATCTGAAAAGCCAGACATAATAGGAATCATTGATGGCGCTTTCCACCACACTCCTGCAGTTGCCCATAAGGAAATCATGAAGGCATTGGATAAGGGAATAACTGTAGTTGGAGGAAGCAGTATGGGCGCTTTAAGAGCATCAGAGCTTGATGATTTAGGCATGATTGGAATCGGTTATGTCTACAAGGCATACAGGTCTGGAGAGATTACTTCAGATGATGATGTGGCTTTAAGTTTTGACCCCGTCAATCAAGTTCCATTATCTGAAGCTCTTGTAAATGTTGACTACAAATTGGACTTGGCAGTTGAGGAAGGAATAATCACTGATGAGGAAAAGGATTACATCCACAATATTGCCAAAGAGATCTATTACCCTAAACGTTCCTATCAGAACATATTCTCAAAAGTGGAAATGGAAGATGAAAAGAAAACCAAGCTTATCGATTTCATATTGAAGGAAAAGGACATCAAATACTTGGATGCAATTGAAGTCTTGGAATACATTAAGAACTTGGAATAA
- a CDS encoding CBS domain-containing protein yields MKVKDVASTDVIHVTVPGSREDALRIMKKEDVSVVPVIKNDTNKLVGILTRSDMITNPDEEQIAMLMTRDLITAKMDDDLKTVAEKMVENNIRRIPVVDDNDELVGIVTSFDIVALAIADMGIKEPVEDYMIKTIPATWDETPLNVAFEVMKFFGLKSVIGLNSNNRMTGILTETDFIAESEIISERTEHSSSVGTEGDKWSWDSTSVLYIEKNHLKFTDKVFKDVAIKDVVTANTKTKVSVCAEKMRSLDVEQLPVLGIEGELVGLVRASDLIKTLL; encoded by the coding sequence ATGAAAGTAAAAGATGTAGCTTCTACAGATGTTATTCATGTAACTGTTCCAGGAAGCAGAGAAGATGCTCTAAGAATCATGAAAAAAGAGGATGTATCTGTAGTGCCTGTTATTAAAAATGATACTAACAAATTAGTCGGGATATTAACTCGTTCTGATATGATCACCAATCCTGATGAAGAACAAATTGCAATGTTGATGACTAGAGATTTAATCACAGCAAAAATGGATGATGACTTAAAAACCGTTGCAGAAAAGATGGTGGAAAACAACATCAGAAGAATTCCTGTTGTAGATGATAATGATGAATTAGTGGGAATTGTAACTTCTTTTGATATTGTTGCTTTAGCTATTGCTGATATGGGAATCAAGGAACCTGTAGAAGATTACATGATTAAGACCATTCCTGCAACTTGGGATGAAACTCCATTGAATGTTGCATTTGAAGTAATGAAATTCTTTGGATTGAAATCTGTAATCGGATTAAACTCCAACAACAGAATGACCGGTATCTTAACTGAAACCGATTTCATTGCTGAAAGTGAAATCATCTCTGAAAGAACTGAACACAGCTCTTCTGTAGGTACTGAAGGAGACAAATGGTCTTGGGACAGTACTTCTGTATTGTACATTGAGAAAAACCATCTCAAATTCACAGACAAAGTGTTCAAGGATGTTGCAATCAAGGATGTTGTAACTGCAAACACAAAAACTAAAGTCTCTGTATGTGCTGAAAAAATGAGATCCCTTGATGTAGAGCAATTACCTGTTTTAGGAATTGAAGGAGAGCTCGTTGGACTCGTCAGAGCTAGTGACTTAATTAAAACTTTATTATAA
- the larE gene encoding ATP-dependent sacrificial sulfur transferase LarE → MNTNIKINKVKEIFKDYGKVALAFSGGADSTLLAYLAKEAGADVLAITYDNQIFPTGFLEFAKRRTSELGIRHKIIDGNFLDVDEFVENSPKRCLLCRNLMYGAIKQKANEEGYEIIIDGNNITDLTHDRPGILMKFKYEIESPFIEAELETPEIHKFLDENNIEYSNSTTCLATRVKTNETVTIDKVNRIDHCEAYVKEITGSDVVKLREEKNVATIELSDLDAILDNEKIDSIVEELKLSQYDKILLNLKAIESDDELILDDELEKGANNLRLRKRLPFGIDISETDKILKSRGNEHISNIETIDEIGYIKLNIDGKESKIFRDGKISIENNENKEDAKESLVKILPFIRRTV, encoded by the coding sequence ATGAATACAAATATCAAAATAAATAAAGTAAAAGAAATATTTAAAGACTATGGCAAAGTAGCTTTAGCTTTTTCTGGTGGAGCAGACAGCACATTGCTTGCATACCTTGCAAAGGAAGCGGGTGCAGATGTGCTTGCAATCACTTATGACAACCAGATTTTTCCAACTGGATTTTTGGAATTTGCAAAAAGAAGAACATCTGAACTTGGAATAAGACACAAAATCATAGATGGTAACTTCCTAGATGTAGATGAGTTTGTTGAAAATAGTCCAAAAAGATGTTTACTATGCAGAAACTTAATGTATGGTGCAATTAAACAAAAGGCTAATGAAGAAGGATATGAAATTATCATAGATGGAAACAATATAACAGACCTTACTCATGATAGGCCTGGGATATTGATGAAATTCAAGTATGAGATTGAAAGTCCATTCATTGAAGCTGAACTTGAAACCCCTGAAATTCATAAGTTCCTTGATGAAAATAATATTGAATACTCAAATTCCACAACATGTCTTGCAACAAGGGTCAAGACTAATGAAACCGTAACAATCGATAAGGTGAATAGGATAGACCATTGTGAAGCATATGTGAAAGAAATCACAGGTTCTGATGTAGTCAAGCTTAGAGAAGAGAAAAATGTGGCTACAATCGAATTAAGTGATTTGGATGCTATTTTAGACAATGAAAAGATAGATTCAATTGTTGAAGAATTGAAATTATCACAATATGACAAGATCCTATTGAATCTTAAAGCAATCGAAAGTGATGATGAGCTTATCCTAGACGATGAACTTGAAAAAGGAGCAAATAATCTTAGACTTAGAAAGAGATTGCCATTTGGTATTGATATTTCAGAAACCGATAAGATTCTTAAAAGTAGAGGAAATGAGCATATAAGCAATATTGAGACTATTGATGAAATTGGATACATCAAATTGAATATTGATGGAAAAGAGTCTAAGATATTTAGAGATGGTAAGATAAGCATTGAAAACAATGAAAACAAGGAAGATGCAAAAGAATCTTTAGTAAAGATATTGCCATTTATTAGAAGAACTGTATAG
- a CDS encoding YcaO-related McrA-glycine thioamidation protein, producing MFEDIPIKFFKGTHRVRDPRETIEINEKKLRTAGITRLTDITDLDRVKIPVFSAIRPTAQSGSVSVYAGKGATREQAKASAMMEGFERYSAERQDIDGERTFVDTYNNIKNDKNVLDPKDLLLPKNYSNENVENSRLEWIEAEDIISEETVYVPSNAVFHPYIPTRDVNPSPIAIFKGNTNGLASGNIIEESVLHGIFEVVERDAWSIFELTKRNKKEISQESIDNEIINELLDKFNSQGIEIKLMDITADLKITTIAASADDTVLKDPALLTLGVGTHLNPEVAVIRALTEVAQSRATQIHGTREDTIRADFMRKSGYEHMKRMNKHYFQREEETINLSDIEDKSSNSIKKDIETSIEEVQKVGFNQVLYTDLTRNEIGINVARVIIPKAELYSLDEERLGNRALEYDRKARRGLV from the coding sequence ATGTTTGAAGATATTCCAATAAAATTCTTTAAGGGAACTCATAGAGTGAGAGACCCAAGGGAAACAATTGAGATAAATGAGAAAAAACTTAGAACTGCTGGAATAACCAGATTGACCGACATTACCGACTTGGATAGAGTCAAGATTCCAGTATTCTCCGCTATCCGTCCAACTGCACAGTCTGGAAGTGTAAGTGTCTATGCTGGAAAGGGCGCTACCAGAGAGCAGGCAAAGGCATCTGCAATGATGGAAGGATTCGAAAGGTATTCTGCAGAAAGGCAGGATATCGATGGAGAAAGAACATTCGTAGACACTTACAACAACATTAAAAATGATAAGAATGTTCTCGACCCAAAAGACCTTCTATTGCCAAAGAATTATAGCAATGAAAATGTTGAAAATTCAAGGTTAGAATGGATAGAAGCAGAAGACATCATAAGCGAAGAAACAGTCTATGTTCCATCAAATGCAGTTTTCCATCCTTACATTCCAACAAGGGACGTGAACCCTAGTCCAATAGCTATTTTTAAAGGAAACACAAATGGTCTTGCATCCGGAAACATCATAGAGGAATCTGTCTTGCATGGAATCTTTGAAGTGGTTGAAAGGGATGCATGGAGCATTTTTGAACTTACCAAAAGAAATAAAAAAGAAATAAGCCAAGAAAGCATTGATAACGAGATTATCAATGAACTTTTAGACAAGTTCAATAGCCAAGGAATTGAAATTAAGCTTATGGACATTACAGCGGACTTGAAGATAACCACAATAGCTGCAAGCGCTGATGATACTGTACTGAAAGATCCAGCGCTCCTCACTTTAGGTGTTGGGACCCACTTGAACCCTGAAGTTGCAGTGATTAGAGCGCTTACTGAAGTTGCACAAAGCAGAGCAACCCAGATTCATGGAACCCGTGAAGATACAATAAGAGCAGACTTCATGAGGAAATCAGGCTATGAACACATGAAGAGAATGAACAAGCATTACTTCCAAAGGGAAGAGGAAACCATCAACTTATCAGACATTGAAGACAAAAGTTCAAATTCAATCAAAAAGGACATTGAAACAAGTATTGAAGAGGTTCAGAAAGTTGGATTCAATCAAGTATTATACACTGACCTTACAAGAAATGAAATCGGAATCAATGTTGCAAGGGTAATCATTCCAAAAGCAGAGCTTTATTCATTGGATGAGGAAAGATTAGGTAACCGTGCTTTGGAATATGATAGAAAAGCAAGAAGAGGGTTAGTCTGA
- a CDS encoding Xaa-Pro peptidase family protein → MQIKDNDIHNFHIKNILKKLEEKDLDAMLVANFNNIYYLSGYLSTSFAFMIIKENPIIFVSGMDMENAGNTSSIDIVKYESFDKMIEYLKEEGIKSLAIESDLTANVYEKFKDFNLTISNAISTERMIKSDEEIEKMLKATDIAHESLIELDVRSKQEKGAEEWECAYELGYLMRKNGATVESFDTIFASGSVSSLPHSTPRQHVLDTPVLVDYGCKFEGYCSDTTRTFIYTERQEEISDIVLEAHDKAIDAVKAGVKACEVDKVARDIISEYGYGDNYIHSTGHSLGLDIHENPSVSLKDHTVLENNMIITIEPGIYLEGEFGIRIEDMVLVDKKGKLIGNLPQIL, encoded by the coding sequence ATGCAAATTAAGGATAATGACATTCATAATTTTCACATAAAAAACATCTTGAAAAAATTGGAAGAGAAAGACTTGGATGCCATGCTTGTGGCTAATTTCAATAATATCTATTACTTGTCAGGATACTTGTCAACAAGCTTTGCATTCATGATAATCAAGGAAAATCCAATTATATTTGTTTCTGGAATGGATATGGAAAATGCAGGAAACACTTCTTCCATTGATATTGTGAAGTATGAGTCCTTTGATAAGATGATTGAATATCTAAAAGAAGAGGGAATCAAGAGTTTAGCCATTGAATCAGACTTGACTGCAAACGTTTATGAAAAGTTCAAGGACTTCAATCTTACAATATCCAATGCAATATCCACTGAAAGGATGATAAAGTCTGATGAGGAAATCGAAAAGATGCTTAAGGCAACGGATATTGCACATGAGTCACTCATTGAATTGGATGTCCGCTCCAAGCAGGAAAAGGGGGCAGAGGAGTGGGAATGTGCATATGAATTAGGCTATCTGATGAGAAAGAACGGAGCAACCGTTGAATCATTTGACACAATATTTGCATCAGGTTCTGTATCCTCATTGCCACATTCAACTCCAAGACAGCATGTTCTTGACACTCCTGTTTTAGTTGATTACGGCTGCAAGTTTGAGGGATATTGCTCTGATACAACAAGAACTTTCATCTACACAGAAAGGCAAGAGGAAATATCTGATATAGTGCTTGAAGCTCATGACAAGGCAATTGATGCAGTTAAGGCAGGAGTAAAGGCCTGTGAAGTGGATAAGGTGGCAAGAGACATCATAAGTGAATATGGATATGGGGATAATTACATTCACAGCACTGGCCATAGCTTAGGTTTGGACATTCATGAAAACCCTTCAGTTTCCCTAAAGGATCATACTGTTTTAGAGAACAATATGATTATAACAATTGAACCTGGAATCTATCTTGAAGGCGAGTTTGGAATAAGGATAGAGGATATGGTCTTAGTTGATAAAAAGGGTAAATTGATTGGTAATTTGCCTCAAATATTATAA
- a CDS encoding type II toxin-antitoxin system VapC family toxin translates to MKIFVDSSFLIALVNENDSLHEKSLEYIDLIEKNGCYISNLVINEVITVIGNKIDLETAISAFDLINDIFHVINEYEIKDFNSTTMLIYEKHNTKLSFTDCSIIVDMHYHKIENLLSFDKEFKKAEGINLIL, encoded by the coding sequence ATGAAGATTTTCGTAGATTCCTCTTTTTTAATTGCATTAGTGAATGAAAATGACTCATTGCATGAAAAATCGTTGGAATATATTGACTTGATTGAGAAAAATGGCTGCTATATAAGCAATCTAGTCATTAATGAAGTCATAACTGTAATTGGAAATAAGATAGATTTGGAAACTGCCATTTCTGCATTTGATCTCATTAATGACATTTTCCATGTAATAAATGAGTATGAAATCAAGGATTTCAATTCAACCACTATGTTGATATATGAAAAGCATAACACTAAATTGAGTTTCACTGATTGCAGCATAATTGTGGATATGCATTATCACAAAATTGAAAATCTTTTAAGCTTTGACAAGGAATTTAAAAAAGCTGAAGGGATAAATTTAATTTTATAA
- a CDS encoding type II secretion system F family protein → MIENKINQSILIAFQEYLLKAGIFTLASQILAIILMVYIAFIILFSLVSLLLSFNVAIALILAIFIPTIAFILILFLKIEKRASEIENSIPDFLRQLSSMLKVGLSLENALVDMSENGKGPLYDELRRVVVEIRMGKSLDESFNNMAMRLNSKDLERSFKIILNAHKSGGSLSDVILDVSDDLRAMLILKRERKASVMMSIMFLIIASTIAAPFALGMVGVYSSFMIELGKGGAICEVAPLAAEIYLIIHSILAGFLIALIMYGDLKKGIRYSIPITCSAFAVFYLINNFGAGFFGLV, encoded by the coding sequence ATGATTGAAAATAAAATCAACCAATCTATTTTAATTGCCTTTCAGGAGTACTTGCTTAAGGCAGGAATATTTACACTTGCATCCCAGATTTTAGCAATTATTCTAATGGTTTATATTGCATTCATAATTCTATTTTCATTAGTCTCATTATTGTTATCATTTAATGTTGCAATTGCTTTAATTTTAGCTATTTTCATTCCAACAATTGCATTCATTTTGATCTTATTTTTAAAAATAGAAAAAAGGGCAAGTGAGATAGAAAACTCAATTCCAGACTTCTTAAGGCAATTGTCATCTATGCTGAAGGTTGGCTTAAGTTTGGAAAATGCTTTGGTTGATATGTCTGAGAATGGAAAAGGGCCATTGTATGATGAATTAAGGAGAGTTGTTGTAGAGATAAGGATGGGGAAATCCCTTGACGAATCATTTAACAATATGGCAATGAGATTGAATTCAAAGGACCTTGAGAGAAGCTTTAAGATAATACTCAATGCCCACAAAAGCGGGGGATCTCTATCTGATGTCATTCTTGATGTAAGTGATGACTTAAGAGCTATGCTTATATTGAAAAGGGAACGTAAGGCAAGCGTTATGATGTCAATCATGTTTTTAATCATTGCTTCAACAATAGCCGCTCCCTTTGCACTTGGGATGGTTGGAGTCTATTCCTCTTTCATGATTGAACTTGGGAAAGGTGGTGCAATATGTGAAGTTGCACCGCTCGCTGCAGAAATCTATCTAATCATTCATTCAATTTTAGCTGGCTTTCTAATAGCTTTGATAATGTATGGAGACTTGAAAAAGGGGATTAGGTATTCCATTCCAATAACCTGCTCTGCCTTTGCAGTATTCTATTTAATCAACAACTTTGGGGCGGGATTCTTTGGATTGGTCTAA
- a CDS encoding class III signal peptide-containing protein, producing the protein MKEKNLNITNGFIQDNKGQGAVELILIIGGIIVIILLVVSMYKSYLVDLGNEIDSNEINTLNTSFSDITSKFE; encoded by the coding sequence ATGAAGGAAAAGAATTTGAATATTACAAATGGTTTCATTCAGGATAATAAAGGCCAAGGGGCTGTTGAATTGATATTGATAATTGGAGGAATAATCGTAATAATTCTTCTTGTTGTTTCAATGTATAAATCATATTTGGTTGATTTGGGCAATGAAATTGATTCAAACGAGATTAATACTTTAAACACTTCCTTTAGTGATATTACTTCTAAATTTGAATAG
- a CDS encoding transglutaminase domain-containing protein, translating into MFIISIASVSATDVSDISDNQDSNILNDVDSGSGISTSDDFVENGTGSVGSSISSSSDSLSSSTGVDVSDYDGNSIDSIGSTGSDSNSCEISSKDEISSTNELCSSTEGNAEANVSSDVLCSSEDGEKDSGSALASSASEKNSSVIESSSTSVARGDYYNVTLKDGNSGNPLAGKTITFKLNGNKYTKTTNSKGVASILLNASPGTYVIYYSYDGDSNYGNYSNSQSIKIVKTPTALVNSGSSVVNGKAYYITLKDSYGNVLSGKTLSLTFNGKTYKKTTNSNGKVSLTISGTVAKTYKLTYKYAGDANYSSIAGSASIKIKMPTALSGSGSTIIKGKYYYITLKNGNGKVLSGKSVVFTVNGKNYTKTTNSKGVASLKINLKSNRTYALTYKYAGSSYYGSSSKTVSLFVKTPTQFVNSGSSIAKGKTYYITLKDSDGNVLAGKTVKITYRGKTYTKTTNSKGKVGLKISSAIGYAYNLSYKYAGNSNYGAISGSVNLKVKKGTSLAGSSSTTIIKGNKYSVTLKDSSGNVLSSKKVTFTFNGKNYTKTTNSKGVASLTINAAAGKTYSFSYSYAGSSYYAASSSGTIKLAVKLKSVISNSGSSIMNGSNYKITLKDSSGNLLVGKNITFTFNGKTYSKTTGATGVASLSIDVSTPKTYALTYKFGGDSNYTSSSGSVSLNVKSKTAFTVAHIVSASSSLKSYVEKYGKVPSTVSVNGISLNLSSFTYLMGKAVASINSGKTSAVITLVNISSSYSNGGSSSINGNLSKAKYVSLANSLVSYVNSNGKLPNYINTSLGLVSPKLYSFGLSKVLVFYSSNKRLPNTLSLVSSDVDGASSSASSSSTAYSSVTKKGNASQYKTGLNEVANLTAAQLKAYLTSSGNDALNSAIKSLASKLVSGKTTTWAKAVAIYNYVRDNISYSFYSNSKKAASGTLSSKSANCCDQANLVVALCRAANIPARFSHAKGCTFSSGLVTGHVWAQIYVDGVWYSADATSSRNSLGNIKNWNVKSFSSLKQYAHLSF; encoded by the coding sequence TTGTTCATAATTTCTATAGCAAGTGTTTCTGCAACTGACGTCAGTGATATTAGTGATAATCAAGATTCAAATATTCTAAATGATGTAGATTCTGGCAGTGGGATTTCCACTTCCGATGATTTTGTTGAAAATGGTACTGGCTCTGTTGGTTCTAGTATTTCATCTAGTTCTGATAGTCTCAGCAGTTCAACAGGTGTTGATGTTTCTGATTATGATGGGAATTCAATTGATTCAATCGGTTCAACCGGTTCAGATAGTAATTCTTGCGAGATCAGTTCAAAAGATGAAATCTCTTCAACAAATGAATTGTGTTCATCTACAGAAGGAAATGCAGAAGCAAATGTCTCAAGTGATGTCTTATGCTCTTCTGAAGATGGTGAAAAGGATTCAGGTAGTGCTTTAGCTTCTTCAGCAAGTGAAAAAAATTCTTCAGTTATAGAATCTTCAAGCACTTCCGTTGCAAGAGGAGATTATTACAATGTCACTTTAAAAGATGGAAATTCCGGCAATCCATTGGCTGGAAAAACAATAACATTTAAATTAAATGGAAACAAGTATACAAAAACTACAAATTCAAAGGGAGTCGCTAGCATATTGTTAAATGCAAGTCCAGGTACTTATGTGATTTATTACTCATATGATGGTGATTCCAATTATGGGAACTATTCTAATTCCCAAAGCATAAAAATCGTAAAGACTCCAACAGCACTAGTTAATTCAGGCAGTTCTGTCGTAAATGGAAAAGCTTATTACATTACCTTAAAGGATTCTTATGGAAATGTATTGTCAGGCAAAACCTTAAGTTTGACATTTAATGGAAAAACATATAAGAAAACTACAAACTCTAATGGTAAAGTTAGCTTAACCATCAGCGGTACAGTTGCAAAGACTTACAAATTAACCTACAAGTATGCTGGAGATGCAAACTACAGTTCCATTGCTGGCTCAGCAAGCATCAAAATAAAGATGCCTACTGCTTTATCCGGTTCTGGATCTACAATAATTAAAGGAAAATATTATTACATTACTTTAAAAAACGGCAATGGGAAAGTCTTATCAGGCAAATCTGTAGTCTTCACAGTAAATGGTAAGAATTATACTAAAACTACTAATTCCAAAGGGGTTGCAAGTTTAAAGATTAACTTAAAATCTAATAGAACTTATGCTTTAACGTATAAATATGCTGGCAGTTCCTATTATGGAAGTTCCTCTAAAACGGTTTCATTATTTGTCAAGACACCTACCCAATTTGTAAATTCAGGTAGTTCAATTGCAAAGGGTAAAACCTATTACATTACTTTAAAGGATTCTGATGGGAATGTATTGGCTGGCAAAACCGTAAAGATAACATATCGTGGAAAAACTTATACCAAAACTACAAATTCAAAGGGTAAAGTAGGATTGAAAATCAGTTCAGCTATAGGTTATGCCTATAATCTTTCCTATAAGTATGCTGGAAATAGCAATTATGGTGCGATTTCCGGGTCTGTTAATTTAAAGGTTAAGAAAGGCACAAGTTTGGCTGGTTCCAGTTCCACTACAATTATCAAAGGAAACAAATACTCTGTCACATTGAAGGATTCAAGTGGAAATGTCTTGTCAAGCAAAAAAGTCACTTTCACTTTCAATGGTAAAAATTATACTAAGACTACCAATTCAAAAGGTGTAGCTAGTTTAACCATAAATGCAGCTGCAGGAAAAACCTATAGTTTTTCTTACAGCTATGCTGGAAGTTCATATTATGCAGCTTCCTCATCAGGCACTATCAAATTGGCAGTCAAGCTTAAAAGTGTAATTTCAAACTCTGGAAGTTCCATAATGAATGGAAGTAACTACAAGATTACATTGAAGGATTCAAGCGGAAATCTTTTAGTTGGCAAGAATATTACCTTCACTTTCAATGGAAAAACATATTCCAAAACCACAGGGGCTACCGGTGTTGCAAGTTTAAGCATTGATGTAAGCACTCCTAAAACCTATGCATTAACTTATAAATTTGGAGGGGATAGCAACTACACTTCATCTTCCGGATCTGTAAGCTTGAATGTAAAGTCAAAAACTGCATTCACTGTTGCGCATATAGTTTCTGCATCCTCATCATTGAAATCCTATGTTGAGAAATATGGAAAGGTTCCATCTACAGTTTCTGTAAATGGAATATCCTTGAATCTAAGCAGTTTCACTTATTTGATGGGTAAAGCTGTTGCAAGCATTAATTCAGGGAAGACTTCTGCGGTTATTACTTTAGTAAATATCAGTTCAAGCTATTCTAATGGAGGAAGTTCATCCATTAACGGCAATTTGTCTAAAGCCAAGTATGTTTCATTGGCAAACAGCTTAGTGTCTTATGTTAATTCCAATGGCAAACTTCCGAATTACATTAATACTAGCTTAGGATTGGTTTCACCAAAGCTTTATAGTTTTGGTCTTTCCAAAGTTTTAGTATTCTATTCATCTAATAAGAGATTGCCTAACACTTTATCTCTTGTTTCAAGTGATGTTGACGGGGCAAGCAGTTCTGCAAGCAGTTCTTCTACCGCTTATTCTTCAGTTACCAAAAAGGGTAATGCTTCCCAATATAAAACTGGATTGAATGAAGTTGCAAATCTTACTGCTGCTCAGTTGAAAGCTTATTTAACCTCTTCCGGAAACGATGCCCTTAACTCCGCTATAAAGAGTTTGGCAAGTAAACTTGTTTCTGGAAAGACTACAACATGGGCGAAAGCGGTGGCAATCTATAACTATGTTAGAGACAATATTTCATACAGTTTCTATTCCAACAGTAAAAAGGCCGCAAGCGGTACTTTAAGCAGTAAGTCTGCTAACTGTTGTGATCAAGCGAATTTGGTAGTTGCTCTTTGTAGAGCAGCCAACATACCTGCAAGATTTTCACATGCTAAAGGTTGTACATTTTCCAGCGGTTTGGTAACTGGACATGTATGGGCTCAGATTTATGTGGATGGAGTATGGTATTCTGCTGATGCAACAAGTAGCAGAAACAGTTTAGGAAACATTAAGAATTGGAATGTAAAGTCCTTTTCTAGCTTAAAACAATATGCGCATTTGTCTTTCTGA